The proteins below come from a single Verrucomicrobiota bacterium genomic window:
- a CDS encoding protein-glutamate O-methyltransferase CheR encodes MDLLKRPFAQPVAVAGLPPPVFRRLRDIVYGHAGLFFEDSKQYFVEKRLERRMQDLRIVDPEEYLRRLEADLGRAELHNLIEELTVNETYFFRNVPQLEGFSTKVLPRLIAAKRQAGTRTLRIWSAACSTGEEPYTLAIILREALPDLTNWHVEVLGTDIDRNALRTAHRATYEARSVKDVPPDLLTRYFTVSDGKWQVAPEVTKLVSLQQVNLIDKHAMRRMSGFDVIFCRNVLIYFDDSSRRLTLGYFYDALNPGGYVFLGHSESVGRITAAFRIERLETFLCYSKQAM; translated from the coding sequence ATGGACTTGCTTAAGCGACCGTTCGCACAACCGGTGGCCGTGGCCGGACTGCCTCCGCCGGTGTTTCGACGGCTTCGTGACATCGTCTACGGCCACGCCGGGCTGTTTTTCGAAGACAGCAAGCAGTACTTCGTCGAGAAGCGGCTGGAACGGCGGATGCAGGACCTCCGCATTGTCGACCCCGAGGAGTACCTGCGCCGCCTGGAGGCCGACCTCGGACGCGCGGAACTCCACAACCTGATCGAAGAGCTGACGGTGAACGAAACCTATTTCTTCCGCAACGTGCCTCAACTCGAGGGCTTCTCGACCAAGGTGCTCCCTCGACTCATCGCTGCCAAACGTCAAGCCGGCACACGCACACTCCGGATCTGGAGCGCGGCCTGCTCGACGGGCGAGGAGCCGTACACGCTCGCGATCATCCTCCGGGAGGCACTCCCCGACCTGACGAACTGGCACGTCGAGGTGCTCGGCACCGACATCGACCGCAATGCCTTACGCACCGCACACCGCGCCACATACGAGGCGCGCTCGGTCAAGGACGTGCCACCTGACCTGTTGACCCGTTACTTCACGGTCTCCGACGGCAAGTGGCAGGTCGCCCCCGAGGTCACGAAGCTCGTCAGCCTCCAGCAGGTCAACCTGATTGACAAACACGCCATGCGCCGGATGAGCGGTTTCGACGTCATCTTTTGCCGCAACGTACTCATCTACTTCGATGATTCGTCTCGCCGGCTTACGCTGGGCTACTTCTACGACGCGCTGAACCCCGGCGGGTACGTGTTTCTTGGCCATTCCGAATCGGTCGGGCGGATCACGGCCGCCTTCCGGATCGAGCGGCTCGAGACATTCCTCTGCTACTCGAAGCAGGCGATGTGA
- a CDS encoding chemotaxis protein CheW, which yields MQTRGQTLACESQLVTFTLGSEEYGVDINKVREINRLTEITHVPKAPPFVEGLINLRGTVVPIIDLRKRFDIEPAGDEKQQRIIVVDIGGRTIGVIVDSVSEVLNLSAEAIDEVPATISSGVNQRFLTGVGKIGERLMLLLDLDSILSAEELGTLGTVA from the coding sequence ATGCAGACGAGAGGACAGACCTTAGCGTGCGAATCGCAGCTTGTCACGTTCACGCTGGGATCCGAGGAATACGGCGTTGACATCAACAAGGTGCGCGAGATCAACCGTCTCACCGAGATCACGCACGTGCCGAAAGCTCCGCCGTTCGTCGAGGGGCTAATCAACCTGCGCGGCACCGTGGTGCCCATCATCGACCTGCGGAAGCGCTTCGACATCGAGCCGGCCGGCGACGAAAAGCAGCAGCGCATCATCGTCGTAGACATCGGCGGGCGCACCATCGGCGTCATCGTTGATTCGGTTTCCGAAGTGCTGAACCTGTCGGCCGAAGCGATTGACGAAGTGCCGGCCACGATCAGCTCCGGGGTCAACCAGCGGTTTCTCACCGGCGTGGGCAAGATCGGCGAGCGGCTCATGCTGCTGCTCGATCTGGACAGCATCCTGAGCGCCGAAGAGCTCGGTACACTCGGCACGGTTGCGTGA
- the ispD gene encoding 2-C-methyl-D-erythritol 4-phosphate cytidylyltransferase, with product MPGKRSVVGLVAAAGSGSRFGPARGVPKQFLDLGGEPVLVRSVRALLACEAVSRVVCAVADEWLDRASGIIEGAGLSALVRLVAGGSVRQETVRLLLEAAAEPEPPDVVLIHDAARPFVPATVVEAATEAARETGAAVVAAPTTDTIASEQDGFLARVLCRTRLVNIRTPQAFRFDLIREAHARAFADGLENMTDDSALVLRLGQRVAVVMGPATNIKITTPLDLELARLLIAGADR from the coding sequence ATGCCAGGGAAACGGTCGGTGGTTGGTCTTGTGGCGGCCGCCGGGTCGGGATCTCGTTTCGGACCGGCGCGCGGCGTGCCGAAGCAGTTCCTCGACTTGGGCGGCGAGCCGGTGCTTGTGCGCTCGGTGCGCGCTCTGCTGGCGTGCGAGGCGGTCTCGCGCGTCGTATGCGCCGTAGCAGACGAATGGCTGGACCGCGCATCAGGCATCATCGAAGGCGCGGGCCTGAGCGCGCTGGTGCGGCTCGTCGCGGGCGGAAGCGTCCGCCAAGAGACCGTGCGTCTGCTGCTCGAGGCAGCGGCCGAGCCGGAGCCGCCCGACGTGGTTCTCATCCACGACGCGGCGCGGCCCTTTGTGCCGGCCACCGTCGTCGAGGCGGCCACCGAGGCGGCGAGAGAGACCGGCGCGGCCGTCGTCGCCGCGCCAACGACGGACACGATCGCCTCGGAGCAGGACGGATTCCTTGCGCGGGTGCTGTGTCGGACCAGACTGGTCAACATTCGAACACCGCAAGCGTTTCGTTTTGACCTGATCCGGGAGGCACACGCCCGGGCGTTCGCCGACGGCTTAGAGAACATGACGGATGACTCGGCCCTCGTGTTGCGGTTGGGCCAGCGCGTCGCCGTGGTAATGGGTCCCGCGACGAACATCAAGATCACGACCCCCCTCGATCTCGAGCTGGCGCGCCTCCTGATCGCCGGTGCGGACCGCTAA
- a CDS encoding response regulator — protein sequence MGSRILIVDDSRIVMSLHSYILENAGYTCEGAPNGYAALERLFTGRFDLVVTDVNMPRMDGYALIEKIREQPDLKSLPIIVISTEEEARDQQRGFEAGANVYIVKPAKPHELVTNVRMLLGEKADAPV from the coding sequence ATGGGAAGCAGAATTCTGATAGTCGATGATTCGAGAATCGTGATGAGCCTGCACAGTTATATCCTCGAGAACGCCGGTTATACGTGCGAAGGGGCGCCGAACGGCTACGCGGCGCTCGAACGCTTGTTCACCGGCCGATTCGACCTCGTCGTGACAGACGTCAACATGCCTCGGATGGATGGCTACGCGCTTATCGAGAAGATCCGAGAGCAACCCGACCTGAAGTCCCTGCCGATCATTGTCATCAGCACCGAGGAGGAAGCCCGCGACCAGCAGCGGGGTTTCGAGGCCGGGGCGAACGTCTACATTGTCAAGCCGGCCAAACCGCACGAACTGGTGACGAACGTCAGGATGCTTCTCGGCGAGAAGGCCGACGCCCCGGTCTAG
- a CDS encoding ATP-binding protein, translating to MPQTEQTSEKTLVVVAPPGAERSIWEAALAAGGWAVVCFDAAGPAIRRLNHGQPDVLVAEIGLRPAGGLELLRLVKAKWPGVHVICTAGQHRIADVLECLRGGAADYLCQPVEADQLVAAVEETCRAKPDEERIQIEMGEKGWIQLRMPSSEHSMQRLDKFFRTLYLTEVAPDTLEEISLCFTEIVRNAIEWGHRFDISKRILISHMLFQDEIVFKVEDTGQGFEMDRVFAPADDLMAMESEREIAGKRPGGLGLTMVAGLMDSVIYNRAGNMLVMSKKLYDVVD from the coding sequence GTGCCACAGACAGAGCAGACCTCAGAGAAGACGCTTGTCGTCGTCGCGCCACCCGGCGCTGAACGTTCGATCTGGGAGGCGGCTCTTGCCGCCGGCGGCTGGGCCGTGGTGTGCTTCGACGCGGCGGGTCCGGCCATCCGGCGGTTGAACCATGGCCAGCCGGACGTGCTGGTGGCTGAGATTGGGCTGCGTCCGGCGGGTGGCCTGGAGTTACTGCGGCTCGTCAAGGCTAAGTGGCCTGGTGTTCACGTCATCTGCACGGCCGGGCAGCATCGGATCGCCGACGTGCTCGAGTGTCTGCGCGGGGGCGCAGCCGACTACCTGTGCCAACCGGTCGAGGCGGACCAGCTTGTCGCTGCCGTCGAGGAGACTTGCCGGGCCAAGCCCGACGAGGAGCGAATCCAAATCGAGATGGGAGAGAAGGGCTGGATTCAGCTCCGCATGCCGTCGTCCGAGCACTCGATGCAACGACTCGACAAGTTTTTCAGGACGCTCTACTTGACAGAGGTGGCGCCCGACACGCTTGAAGAGATCAGCCTCTGTTTTACTGAGATCGTAAGAAACGCCATCGAGTGGGGACATCGCTTCGATATCAGCAAACGGATTCTGATCAGCCACATGCTGTTTCAGGACGAGATTGTCTTCAAGGTCGAGGACACCGGTCAGGGATTCGAGATGGACCGGGTGTTCGCGCCGGCCGACGACCTGATGGCCATGGAGAGCGAGCGTGAGATCGCCGGCAAGCGCCCCGGCGGGCTCGGTCTTACCATGGTGGCGGGACTGATGGACTCGGTCATCTACAACCGGGCGGGCAACATGCTCGTCATGTCGAAGAAGCTCTACGATGTCGTGGATTGA
- a CDS encoding chemotaxis response regulator protein-glutamate methylesterase, producing the protein MGDPVRVLIVDDSSFMRKALSRLLSSDPAIEVIGTAPDGRFALRKIEQLRPDVVTLDVEMPGMDGITTLREIMRNQPVPVLMVSSLTQAGAAVTISALSLGAVDFVPKPSGQISLDIENARAEIIAKVKAVAKADLKNLAKGRIRAAAQVPKPVAVTAGWPTASVRPTGPVNRAVAIGVSTGGPQTLMGIVPRLPADLRAPVMIVQHMPEGFTRTFAERLDQSSALTVKEAEDGDHVSNGCAYLAPGGSHMTVTRERVIRISKEPYGTLHKPSVDVMMESVIDVFGSHAVGVLLTGMGKDGAESMAKLRRLGGRTIAESEETAVVYGMPREAVQLGGVEFVLPADRVADQLVALVD; encoded by the coding sequence ATGGGCGATCCGGTTAGAGTGCTCATCGTGGACGACTCGTCGTTCATGCGGAAGGCTCTCTCCCGACTGCTCTCGAGCGACCCGGCGATCGAGGTCATTGGCACGGCGCCGGACGGGCGCTTCGCGCTCCGGAAGATCGAGCAACTCCGTCCCGATGTGGTCACCCTCGACGTTGAGATGCCCGGCATGGACGGCATCACGACGCTCCGCGAGATCATGCGCAACCAGCCCGTCCCCGTGCTGATGGTCAGTTCGCTGACCCAGGCCGGAGCGGCGGTGACGATCAGCGCGCTCAGCCTTGGGGCCGTTGACTTCGTGCCGAAGCCGTCCGGGCAGATCTCGCTGGATATCGAGAACGCCCGCGCAGAGATCATCGCCAAGGTGAAAGCGGTGGCCAAGGCCGATCTGAAAAACCTGGCCAAGGGACGCATCCGGGCGGCCGCTCAGGTTCCCAAGCCTGTCGCGGTCACAGCAGGATGGCCCACGGCGTCCGTGCGGCCGACGGGGCCGGTCAACCGCGCTGTAGCCATCGGGGTCTCCACGGGCGGGCCGCAGACCCTCATGGGCATTGTGCCGCGGCTGCCCGCCGATCTGCGCGCTCCAGTGATGATCGTGCAGCATATGCCCGAGGGCTTCACGCGGACATTTGCCGAGCGCCTGGACCAGTCGAGTGCGCTGACGGTCAAGGAAGCCGAGGACGGCGACCACGTCAGCAACGGGTGCGCGTATCTGGCGCCGGGCGGCAGCCACATGACGGTCACGCGGGAGCGGGTGATCCGCATCAGCAAGGAACCATACGGCACGCTGCACAAGCCGTCGGTGGACGTCATGATGGAGTCGGTGATCGACGTCTTCGGTTCACATGCAGTCGGTGTTCTGCTCACCGGGATGGGCAAGGACGGTGCCGAGTCGATGGCGAAGCTCCGCCGCCTAGGCGGGCGCACTATCGCGGAGTCGGAGGAGACGGCTGTTGTCTACGGCATGCCGCGCGAAGCCGTCCAACTGGGCGGAGTCGAGTTCGTGTTGCCCGCCGACCGTGTGGCCGACCAGCTCGTCGCGCTCGTGGATTAG
- a CDS encoding Cache 3/Cache 2 fusion domain-containing protein: MKLDLKKKISGLGIGLVLLTAAAIVSVVVMQKGVLGREVGKELDKFAESETSKIARDVYLMCRAHAEVVQQQVDSALEVSRDALQRTGNVTLSEETASWSVINQYDKAKTARQITLPKMLVGGQWLGQSTSFDQSVPVVDHVKDLVGGTCTIFQRMNGDGDMLRVATNVRTLDGTRAVGTYIPRTNPDGTPNPVISAVLRGETYRGRAYVVNAWYVTAYEPIWDAARQNVVGVLYVGVKQESVESLRQGIMDIVVGKTGYIYVLGGQGDQKGHYIISYRGERDGENIWDAKDSDGRLFIQSIVERGLKTGDGEVVFERYPWKNVGENTARMKLAAVTYFEPWDWVIGAGVYEDDFQDARLKVAAAMGRMTWWVVGIGLVVVVLATGLGYFVASGIAGPAKRITQVAKAMAAGDLKQRIEVQSRDEIGELAQALSDMLNGVIGRGESVIKGVSDPFFTTDTQLKITYINEAALGALGYKRDEVVGKMTCADVCRTDLCGTAQCTFKEVLSTQKPIVGRKVSVRTRQGEEVPGIVSCSVLKDLEGEAIGCMEIFRDTVRDVAAQKQVQQTSAQLSTGAEELSANAEQSRRGAEELASSATEAASAVQELNSSIVEVARNIEGQAASVTQTTAAVEQMTANIGQVAKNVESQSSAVAETTASVEELSKSVEQVAQSAKKASELSRNATQMAQNGRQAVNDTVEGMKAIAGSASKINDIIDVITGIADQTNLLALNAAIEAARAGEAGRGFAVVANEVKHLAEQSAQAAKEITGLIKDSTAKADHGVTLSNQVAEIIAQVVSAIEETAMMSQEIGSATDEQMRGMREIARAMDNLNKISHEVATAMDEQQRGAGEVAKAMDQINRVSQEVKVAMEQQSTGAQQIAKAVENVSSVAQETEAGARQALQATQNLSKEAQALDQLAGELTK; the protein is encoded by the coding sequence ATGAAGCTCGATCTCAAGAAGAAGATCAGCGGGCTGGGCATAGGCCTGGTGCTGCTGACGGCGGCGGCGATCGTCTCTGTCGTCGTGATGCAGAAGGGGGTTCTGGGCCGCGAAGTTGGCAAGGAACTGGACAAGTTCGCGGAAAGCGAGACATCCAAGATTGCTCGGGACGTCTACCTGATGTGTCGCGCCCACGCCGAGGTCGTGCAGCAGCAGGTCGATAGCGCGCTCGAGGTGAGCCGCGACGCACTGCAACGCACCGGGAACGTCACATTGTCCGAAGAGACGGCTTCGTGGTCCGTCATCAACCAGTACGACAAAGCCAAGACCGCGCGCCAGATCACCCTGCCCAAGATGCTCGTGGGCGGGCAGTGGCTCGGCCAGAGCACGAGCTTCGATCAGTCCGTGCCGGTGGTCGATCACGTCAAGGATCTTGTTGGCGGAACTTGCACCATCTTCCAACGGATGAATGGAGACGGTGACATGCTGCGAGTCGCCACCAACGTCAGAACGCTCGACGGCACGCGCGCCGTCGGCACCTACATCCCGCGGACGAACCCCGACGGGACGCCGAACCCCGTCATCTCCGCCGTGCTGCGCGGCGAGACGTACCGTGGCCGTGCCTACGTGGTCAACGCGTGGTACGTCACCGCCTATGAGCCGATCTGGGACGCCGCCCGGCAGAACGTCGTCGGTGTGCTCTATGTTGGCGTCAAGCAGGAAAGCGTTGAGAGCCTGCGCCAGGGCATCATGGATATCGTCGTAGGCAAGACCGGCTACATCTATGTTCTTGGTGGCCAAGGCGACCAGAAGGGCCACTACATCATCTCCTACCGCGGTGAGCGAGACGGCGAAAACATCTGGGATGCAAAAGATTCCGATGGCCGCCTTTTCATCCAGTCGATTGTGGAACGAGGACTTAAGACCGGGGACGGTGAAGTGGTCTTCGAGCGCTATCCGTGGAAGAACGTCGGCGAGAACACGGCGCGTATGAAGCTCGCCGCCGTAACCTACTTCGAGCCATGGGACTGGGTCATCGGGGCCGGGGTCTATGAAGACGATTTCCAGGACGCGCGCCTCAAAGTGGCGGCAGCCATGGGCCGTATGACATGGTGGGTCGTCGGCATCGGTCTCGTTGTCGTGGTGCTCGCCACAGGCCTCGGCTACTTCGTGGCCAGTGGCATCGCCGGCCCCGCCAAGCGCATCACGCAGGTGGCCAAAGCGATGGCTGCCGGCGATCTCAAGCAGCGCATCGAGGTGCAATCGCGCGACGAGATTGGCGAGTTGGCCCAGGCGCTCAGCGACATGCTCAACGGCGTGATTGGCCGGGGTGAGTCGGTCATCAAGGGTGTCAGCGATCCGTTCTTCACCACGGATACACAGCTCAAGATTACCTACATCAACGAGGCGGCGCTCGGGGCGCTCGGCTACAAGCGTGACGAAGTGGTGGGCAAGATGACGTGCGCCGACGTGTGCCGCACCGACCTGTGCGGCACGGCCCAGTGCACGTTCAAGGAAGTGCTCTCGACCCAGAAGCCGATCGTGGGCCGCAAGGTCAGCGTGCGCACACGCCAGGGCGAAGAAGTGCCGGGCATTGTGTCGTGCTCGGTGCTCAAAGACCTGGAGGGCGAGGCGATCGGCTGCATGGAGATCTTCCGCGACACCGTGCGCGATGTGGCCGCGCAGAAGCAGGTGCAGCAAACCTCGGCCCAGCTCAGCACCGGCGCCGAAGAACTGAGCGCCAACGCCGAGCAGTCGCGCCGGGGCGCTGAGGAGCTGGCCTCGTCGGCGACCGAAGCGGCCTCAGCCGTCCAGGAGCTCAACTCGAGTATCGTCGAGGTGGCGCGCAACATCGAGGGGCAGGCGGCGTCGGTCACGCAGACCACCGCGGCCGTCGAGCAGATGACGGCCAACATCGGCCAGGTGGCCAAGAACGTCGAGTCTCAGTCGAGCGCCGTGGCCGAGACCACCGCTTCGGTCGAGGAACTCAGCAAAAGTGTCGAGCAGGTGGCGCAGAGCGCCAAGAAGGCCAGCGAGCTGTCGCGCAATGCCACCCAGATGGCACAGAACGGCCGCCAGGCGGTGAACGACACCGTTGAGGGCATGAAGGCGATAGCCGGGAGCGCCTCGAAGATCAACGATATCATCGATGTGATCACGGGCATCGCCGATCAGACCAACCTGTTGGCCCTGAATGCGGCAATCGAAGCGGCGCGTGCCGGTGAGGCGGGCCGTGGCTTTGCCGTGGTGGCCAACGAGGTGAAGCATCTGGCCGAGCAGTCGGCGCAGGCGGCCAAGGAGATCACTGGGCTCATCAAGGACTCGACGGCCAAGGCCGATCATGGCGTGACGCTGTCAAATCAGGTGGCCGAGATAATCGCTCAAGTGGTCAGCGCCATCGAGGAAACCGCGATGATGTCGCAGGAGATCGGCTCGGCTACCGACGAGCAGATGCGTGGGATGCGCGAGATCGCGCGCGCCATGGACAACTTGAACAAGATCAGCCACGAAGTGGCCACGGCGATGGATGAGCAGCAGCGTGGCGCAGGCGAGGTGGCCAAGGCCATGGACCAAATCAACCGGGTCAGCCAGGAGGTCAAGGTGGCCATGGAGCAGCAGTCGACGGGCGCGCAACAGATCGCCAAGGCTGTCGAGAACGTCTCGAGCGTGGCCCAGGAGACCGAAGCCGGTGCACGCCAGGCGCTACAGGCGACCCAGAACCTGTCCAAAGAGGCCCAAGCGCTCGACCAGCTCGCTGGCGAACTGACGAAGTAG
- a CDS encoding HEAT repeat domain-containing protein, whose product MKDKLLEQLASADETARRHAAKDLSEHGDESVVSALIHALSDPARAVCEAAVESLIAIGGAEVCHQTISLLYSDDARVRNYAIEVLEKVGDSDLDAIIMLLKDSNHDVRKFASDILGFLIEIGGEDAFLPLAETLDDNNVNVAAAAAEALGRLGNPKAIPFLVRHLCRESWMQCNCIGAIAEIGGEQARQALASISPHELNEEARYCLEVGRAAVCTEDANGLA is encoded by the coding sequence ATGAAGGATAAGCTGCTCGAGCAACTTGCATCGGCAGACGAAACGGCGCGCCGGCATGCAGCCAAAGACCTCTCCGAGCATGGCGACGAATCCGTTGTTTCTGCGCTGATCCATGCCCTGAGCGACCCGGCCCGGGCTGTGTGCGAAGCCGCTGTCGAGTCGCTCATTGCCATCGGCGGGGCGGAGGTGTGCCATCAGACGATCAGCCTGCTCTACTCGGACGATGCACGTGTGCGCAACTACGCGATTGAAGTCCTTGAGAAGGTCGGTGATTCCGATCTCGATGCGATCATCATGCTTCTGAAGGACAGCAACCATGACGTGCGCAAGTTCGCTTCGGACATTCTCGGTTTCTTGATCGAAATAGGCGGCGAGGATGCTTTCCTTCCACTCGCGGAAACCCTTGACGACAACAACGTCAACGTTGCGGCGGCTGCTGCCGAGGCTCTCGGACGGCTCGGGAATCCGAAAGCGATCCCGTTCCTGGTGCGCCACCTGTGTCGCGAAAGCTGGATGCAGTGCAACTGCATCGGTGCAATCGCCGAGATCGGCGGCGAGCAGGCCCGGCAAGCACTTGCCTCGATCAGCCCACATGAACTCAACGAAGAGGCCCGCTACTGCCTCGAGGTGGGCCGGGCTGCGGTGTGCACCGAGGACGCCAATGGACTTGCTTAA
- a CDS encoding STAS domain-containing protein, with amino-acid sequence MHAVKKTDNVAVVTVDPALSVGDKEQIESLKQLCADLQADGYTRLVLDMSEVGHAPSLVLGNIIVLHKRIKMREGEVVILNPSPVLKRILSVTKMDQILRIYEDEAQAIRALAGST; translated from the coding sequence ATGCACGCTGTGAAGAAGACGGACAACGTGGCCGTCGTCACCGTTGATCCCGCGCTATCGGTCGGCGACAAAGAGCAGATCGAGTCGCTCAAGCAGCTCTGCGCCGATCTGCAGGCCGACGGGTACACCCGTCTTGTGCTCGACATGTCCGAGGTCGGGCACGCCCCGAGTCTCGTGCTCGGCAACATCATCGTGCTGCACAAACGAATCAAGATGCGCGAGGGTGAGGTGGTCATCCTCAACCCATCCCCCGTGCTCAAGCGGATCCTGTCGGTCACGAAGATGGACCAGATCCTGCGTATCTACGAGGACGAGGCACAAGCCATTCGGGCGCTGGCCGGCAGCACTTGA